From a region of the Mycobacterium intracellulare ATCC 13950 genome:
- a CDS encoding enoyl-CoA hydratase yields MTAQHFVRYEVDDRVAVITLDRPEAANAQTPGILKDLDEAWRRADGEPEVRVIVFQTTGKHFSAGHDMSGTDPSADGRNLSPQRTDGKLLADTYYDWETRGYLEYATRWRDIPKPSIAAVQGKCIAAGLMLCWPCDLIVAADNARFSDPVGLLGIMGVEYHAHTWELGPRKAKEMLFTAGSVTAEEALRCGMVNHVVPLEDLRSATMDLAHRVAQTDPWALRLAKRAVNQTMDTMGFSTAIASCFDMHHLGHTRALAATNGQTVVMADLERMKAAGRSK; encoded by the coding sequence ATGACAGCTCAACACTTCGTCCGCTATGAGGTCGATGACCGGGTCGCGGTGATCACCCTGGACCGCCCCGAGGCCGCCAATGCCCAAACCCCGGGAATCCTCAAGGATCTCGACGAAGCTTGGCGGCGTGCCGACGGGGAACCCGAGGTTCGGGTCATCGTTTTCCAGACCACCGGTAAGCACTTCTCCGCCGGGCACGACATGTCGGGCACCGATCCATCCGCCGATGGGCGCAACCTGAGTCCGCAGCGCACCGACGGCAAGCTGCTCGCGGACACCTACTACGACTGGGAGACCCGCGGCTACCTCGAGTACGCGACGCGCTGGCGCGACATCCCCAAGCCCTCCATCGCCGCGGTGCAGGGCAAGTGCATTGCGGCCGGATTGATGCTCTGCTGGCCGTGCGATCTCATCGTCGCCGCGGATAACGCGCGGTTCTCCGACCCGGTCGGTCTGCTGGGCATCATGGGCGTCGAATACCACGCTCACACTTGGGAACTCGGTCCCCGCAAAGCCAAGGAAATGCTGTTCACCGCCGGTTCGGTGACGGCCGAAGAGGCGCTGCGCTGCGGGATGGTCAACCACGTCGTACCGCTGGAGGACTTGCGTTCCGCCACAATGGATCTCGCTCATCGCGTCGCTCAGACCGATCCGTGGGCCCTGCGACTGGCCAAGCGGGCGGTCAATCAGACTATGGACACCATGGGCTTCTCGACGGCGATCGCCTCATGTTTTGACATGCATCATCTCGGCCACACCCGGGCGCTGGCCGCGACTAACGGGCAGACCGTCGTGATGGCCGACCTGGAACGGATGAAGGCCGCGGGCCGCAGCAAGTGA
- a CDS encoding MarR family winged helix-turn-helix transcriptional regulator, translating into MGEIKVIRALHPGFVTMMKQLDADLQREHRMSHAEFVALMFLSEASDRTLGLSELARQCQQSLSAISRTVGRMEAEGLVRREQSSRDARACNAVLTEAGLSRLEQAVPTHVVSLRRHLFDHLDGVDLKAIGDAFERIAAAASGDPHGVPGQPSPDTPVGRYIST; encoded by the coding sequence GTGGGTGAAATCAAGGTGATTCGCGCGCTGCACCCCGGTTTTGTGACCATGATGAAGCAACTCGATGCTGACCTGCAGCGCGAGCATCGCATGTCGCACGCCGAATTCGTCGCGTTGATGTTTTTGTCCGAGGCTTCCGACCGTACGTTAGGGCTCAGCGAACTGGCTCGGCAATGCCAGCAGTCGTTGAGCGCGATCAGCCGTACCGTCGGGCGGATGGAGGCCGAGGGGTTGGTTCGCCGTGAGCAGTCATCCCGGGATGCGCGCGCTTGTAACGCAGTACTTACCGAGGCCGGACTAAGCCGATTGGAGCAAGCCGTCCCCACCCACGTTGTCAGCCTGCGCCGCCACCTATTCGACCACCTCGACGGAGTGGACCTCAAAGCCATCGGCGATGCCTTCGAACGCATCGCGGCCGCCGCTAGCGGAGACCCTCACGGAGTTCCCGGTCAACCATCACCAGACACCCCGGTGGGGCGATACATCTCGACCTGA
- a CDS encoding Dps family protein, whose translation MTAAPVAERRGNRRFDDDIRNFTASPTLAVNLQRVLVDLIELNLQGKQAHWNVIGSNFRDLHLQLDELVDAAREASDTIAERMRALDAVPDGRSDTVAATTSLPQFPANEVATGEVVDLVTARTYATVDTIRNVHDAVDADDPSTSDLLHEIVDSLEKLAWMIKSENRKL comes from the coding sequence ATGACCGCAGCCCCCGTGGCCGAAAGGCGTGGCAACCGTCGTTTCGACGACGACATCCGGAACTTCACGGCGTCCCCAACGCTGGCCGTCAATCTGCAACGCGTGCTCGTTGACCTCATTGAGCTGAACCTCCAAGGTAAGCAAGCGCATTGGAACGTCATTGGCTCAAACTTCCGCGACCTGCACCTGCAGCTCGACGAGCTCGTTGACGCCGCTCGTGAGGCCAGCGACACCATCGCCGAGCGGATGCGGGCCCTCGACGCCGTTCCAGACGGACGGTCCGACACGGTCGCGGCGACGACGAGCCTGCCGCAGTTCCCGGCCAACGAGGTCGCCACCGGCGAGGTCGTCGATCTGGTGACCGCACGGACGTACGCTACCGTCGACACCATCCGTAACGTGCACGACGCAGTCGACGCCGACGACCCCAGCACGAGCGATCTGCTTCACGAGATCGTCGACTCACTGGAGAAGCTCGCCTGGATGATCAAGTCCGAAAACCGCAAGCTTTAA
- a CDS encoding class I adenylate-forming enzyme family protein, protein MAAAQTASDAFLGLPGSVPELLSRRRAEPDGEFLVTDSERLTFAEADAQSRALADALLASGVGKGTRVGILFPNCAQWLIAWLAAARIGALTVPLSTFAPGAELARLLRHTDTQVLLMGRSIAGHDLVARVADALPGLADGEGAIALEAVPYLRRVHVWPDCDRAWATPWPGNAAPVAPLTGSVEQEVGPADELVLVTTSGTTALPKSVAHTHGSLVRHAAILARHRGVTAADRIYSPMPFFWVGGLTMVVLQALSTGAAILAQDVFDAGATLALLERERATFISCWAQASQAMADHPDFAKRDLSTVRGGTMLQALPPDRRPSEPELTPNLLGMTETGGPHTMVEVPDTPLPPERRGSFGIPLPGVVQHRIVDTAGLPVPQGQEGQIQVRGQILMNAIYKQERHEVFTADGWYDTGDRGWFDDAGHLHFTGRASALIKTAGSNVSPAEVESVLDAMPGVLHSFVVALPHPVRGEVVGAAVVPAHGAQLSIDAVTAHARANLSGFKVPTVIAVLAESELPMLPTGKLDRQGLVGLLGGGSV, encoded by the coding sequence ATGGCCGCGGCGCAGACCGCCTCGGATGCATTCCTTGGGCTGCCGGGCAGTGTCCCCGAGTTGCTGTCACGGCGGCGCGCCGAGCCTGATGGCGAGTTCCTGGTCACCGACTCCGAGCGGCTCACTTTCGCTGAGGCCGACGCGCAGTCCAGGGCACTCGCCGATGCGCTGTTGGCATCGGGCGTGGGCAAGGGAACCCGCGTCGGCATCCTGTTCCCCAACTGCGCCCAGTGGCTCATCGCCTGGTTGGCCGCGGCACGCATCGGCGCGCTCACCGTCCCGTTGTCGACCTTTGCCCCGGGCGCCGAACTCGCTCGGCTGTTGCGCCACACCGACACCCAGGTGCTATTGATGGGCCGGTCGATCGCCGGCCACGATCTCGTTGCCCGAGTAGCCGATGCGTTACCGGGCTTGGCCGACGGTGAAGGGGCGATCGCGCTCGAGGCTGTCCCCTATCTGCGGCGGGTGCACGTGTGGCCCGACTGTGACCGAGCCTGGGCAACCCCGTGGCCTGGTAACGCGGCTCCGGTCGCGCCCTTGACCGGCTCCGTCGAGCAAGAGGTTGGGCCTGCCGATGAGCTCGTGCTGGTGACGACGTCTGGGACCACGGCGCTACCGAAGTCCGTCGCACACACCCACGGCAGCCTGGTGCGCCACGCGGCCATCCTGGCCCGCCACCGCGGGGTCACCGCCGCCGACCGCATCTACTCCCCAATGCCGTTCTTCTGGGTGGGCGGACTGACCATGGTGGTGTTGCAGGCGCTGTCCACCGGAGCCGCGATCCTGGCTCAAGACGTGTTCGACGCAGGCGCCACGCTTGCCCTGCTGGAACGGGAGCGAGCCACCTTCATCTCCTGCTGGGCACAAGCCAGCCAGGCCATGGCCGACCACCCCGATTTCGCCAAGCGCGACCTGTCCACCGTCCGGGGCGGCACCATGCTGCAGGCGCTCCCGCCCGACCGTCGACCCAGCGAACCCGAGCTGACCCCAAACCTGCTCGGCATGACCGAGACCGGCGGCCCGCACACCATGGTCGAGGTGCCCGACACCCCGCTTCCCCCGGAACGGCGCGGTTCCTTCGGAATCCCGTTGCCCGGGGTTGTGCAGCACCGGATCGTTGATACCGCGGGTCTTCCAGTGCCGCAGGGTCAGGAGGGCCAGATCCAGGTGCGCGGCCAGATCCTGATGAACGCGATCTACAAACAGGAACGCCACGAGGTGTTCACCGCCGACGGCTGGTATGACACCGGGGACCGCGGCTGGTTCGACGACGCCGGGCATCTGCACTTCACCGGTCGCGCCAGCGCCCTGATCAAAACGGCCGGATCCAATGTCTCACCGGCAGAGGTCGAATCGGTTCTGGACGCCATGCCCGGCGTGCTGCACAGCTTCGTGGTCGCCCTGCCTCACCCCGTCCGTGGCGAAGTCGTCGGAGCCGCCGTCGTGCCGGCGCACGGCGCCCAGCTGTCCATCGATGCCGTCACAGCGCACGCCCGCGCCAACCTCTCCGGGTTCAAGGTGCCGACCGTGATCGCGGTCCTTGCCGAGAGCGAGTTACCGATGCTGCCCACCGGCAAGCTCGACCGCCAGGGCCTTGTCGGGCTGTTGGGCGGTGGGTCAGTTTGA
- a CDS encoding cytochrome P450, with protein MSTDHGAGSVTKQREDGSPMEFDPYSDSFFDDPYDTYRWMRDEAPVYYSERWDFYALTRNEDVVAAHRDWETFSSAYGVTLDALSMRHRFDELKMLILMDPPEHELLRKLVRQVFTKAAIANLEPLVTDVVTSYADALSGRDDFDIVADFAALFPVEIISSMLGVPPGERQQIRHWTDGFLHREPNNPFATESGVADSMAMNAYFLALSKEKRRQPDDLIISRLVDATYEDETGVTHRLTDEDIATFAVLIAAAGSETVTKLIGNGTMAFHHNPDQWELVLADPGLVPGAIEEMLRLNPPSQYQGRFATRDVVLDGGTIPAGSPTLLVTGAATRDPRAYDQPDAFDIRRGGSTTLAFGYGAHSCLGSWLARLETRVALHAIRERWPRFTVDTEGLRRVTMSNVAGYSHIPVHVA; from the coding sequence ATGTCGACTGACCACGGTGCAGGATCGGTCACCAAACAGCGCGAGGATGGCTCCCCGATGGAGTTCGACCCTTACTCCGACAGTTTTTTCGACGATCCGTACGACACCTATCGCTGGATGCGCGACGAGGCGCCGGTGTACTACAGCGAGCGGTGGGATTTCTATGCCCTGACCCGGAATGAGGATGTCGTTGCCGCCCACCGCGACTGGGAGACATTCAGCAGCGCCTACGGCGTCACCCTGGACGCACTGTCGATGCGCCACAGGTTCGACGAACTCAAGATGTTGATCCTCATGGATCCCCCCGAACACGAACTGCTCCGCAAGCTGGTCCGCCAGGTCTTCACCAAGGCGGCGATCGCCAACCTGGAGCCGCTAGTGACCGACGTCGTCACCTCCTACGCCGACGCCCTCAGTGGCAGAGACGATTTCGACATCGTGGCCGACTTCGCGGCGCTGTTCCCGGTTGAAATCATCTCCTCAATGCTCGGCGTCCCCCCGGGAGAGCGCCAGCAGATCCGGCATTGGACCGACGGGTTCCTGCACCGTGAGCCGAACAACCCCTTCGCTACCGAAAGCGGCGTCGCCGACTCGATGGCGATGAACGCTTACTTCCTGGCCCTGTCCAAGGAGAAGCGCCGCCAGCCCGACGACCTGATCATTAGCAGGCTGGTGGACGCGACCTACGAGGACGAGACCGGGGTGACGCACCGGCTCACCGACGAGGACATCGCCACGTTCGCGGTGCTGATCGCGGCGGCGGGCAGCGAAACAGTCACCAAGCTAATTGGCAACGGCACCATGGCTTTTCACCACAATCCCGATCAGTGGGAGTTGGTGCTCGCCGATCCCGGCCTAGTCCCCGGCGCGATCGAGGAGATGCTGCGACTCAACCCGCCCTCGCAGTATCAGGGCCGGTTCGCCACCCGTGATGTGGTACTCGACGGCGGCACCATCCCCGCCGGATCTCCGACGCTGCTTGTTACCGGGGCTGCGACCCGCGACCCGCGGGCCTACGACCAGCCCGACGCGTTCGACATCAGGCGGGGCGGCTCCACCACCCTGGCTTTCGGATATGGCGCGCACAGCTGTCTGGGCTCTTGGTTGGCGCGGCTCGAGACTCGGGTGGCCTTGCACGCGATCCGCGAGCGCTGGCCGCGGTTCACCGTGGATACCGAAGGGTTGCGGCGGGTGACAATGTCCAACGTAGCCGGCTACTCGCATATCCCGGTGCACGTCGCCTGA
- a CDS encoding amidohydrolase family protein — protein sequence MTSRLGYPVFDGDNHMYETRDALTKFLPPEYHGAIRYVEVDGRTKIATLGQISDYIPNPTFDKVAAPGAQEDYFHNGNPEGKSHREILGKAIESTPAFREPGPRLALLDEQGIDKSMMYPTLASLVEERFREHPEATHTIIHALNQWLHETWQFDYKGRIFTTPIITLPIVDKAIEELNWVVERGARAILIRPAPVPGLHGPRSFALPEFDPFWKRVVETGVLVIMHASDSGYSRYANDWEGSGEFRPFQPSPFRSYYSLARNPAEDAVAALACHGLLTRFPELRIGMVENGTTWLPRLLENLRDTRKKMPQLYSEDPVEAIQRCIYFNPFWEENVAELAKLVPIDHLFFGSDYPHPEGLADPLSYPERHPELSDAEIAMVMGGTLSNMMRIDA from the coding sequence ATGACGTCGCGATTGGGCTATCCGGTCTTCGATGGTGATAACCACATGTACGAGACACGCGATGCGCTCACCAAGTTCCTGCCGCCCGAGTACCACGGCGCGATCCGGTACGTCGAAGTAGACGGGCGCACCAAGATCGCCACCCTGGGGCAGATCAGCGACTACATTCCCAACCCGACTTTCGACAAGGTCGCCGCCCCTGGAGCCCAGGAGGACTACTTCCACAACGGCAACCCTGAAGGAAAGTCGCACCGCGAGATTCTGGGGAAAGCGATCGAGTCGACCCCGGCGTTCCGTGAGCCCGGGCCCCGTTTGGCATTGCTGGACGAACAGGGCATCGACAAATCGATGATGTACCCGACACTGGCGAGCCTGGTGGAGGAACGTTTCCGAGAGCACCCCGAGGCGACTCACACGATCATTCACGCTCTGAACCAGTGGCTGCACGAGACCTGGCAGTTCGACTACAAGGGCCGCATCTTCACCACGCCGATCATCACCTTGCCCATCGTGGACAAGGCCATCGAAGAACTGAACTGGGTGGTCGAGCGCGGTGCGCGCGCCATCCTCATCCGGCCGGCGCCGGTACCCGGGCTACACGGCCCGCGGTCATTCGCCCTCCCCGAGTTCGATCCGTTCTGGAAGCGGGTCGTCGAGACCGGCGTGCTGGTCATCATGCATGCGTCGGACAGCGGGTATTCCCGTTACGCCAACGACTGGGAGGGCTCGGGTGAGTTCCGGCCGTTCCAGCCGTCACCGTTCCGCTCCTACTACAGCCTGGCCCGCAACCCGGCCGAGGACGCGGTGGCGGCGCTGGCCTGCCACGGGCTGCTGACGCGGTTTCCCGAACTTCGGATTGGCATGGTGGAGAACGGGACCACCTGGTTGCCGCGACTGCTGGAGAACCTCAGGGACACCCGCAAGAAGATGCCTCAGCTCTACAGCGAGGATCCGGTCGAGGCCATCCAACGCTGCATTTACTTCAATCCCTTCTGGGAGGAGAACGTCGCCGAGCTCGCGAAGTTGGTGCCGATCGATCACCTGTTCTTCGGCTCGGACTACCCGCATCCCGAGGGCTTGGCCGACCCGCTGAGCTACCCCGAACGTCACCCGGAGCTGAGCGACGCCGAGATCGCCATGGTGATGGGCGGCACCCTGTCGAACATGATGCGGATAGACGCCTGA
- a CDS encoding acyl-CoA dehydrogenase family protein, which produces MDLSLTREQRAVRDAFAALFVKQATPERVRRAEATGFDGLLWRHYAEIGALGIGVPSDCGGGGGGLLELALVAEEAGRRLAPIPVAETAAAARALGRLREKELLGPVLSGSVIVSLATQPGPVTQQCLVDGAIADAVLAHDGDSLVYISRPEGLSKTGHRNLGGLSLSRWDDPGATTILAQGSEARAIFDTAIDEVRVLRASALVGLASEAVGIGSRYAIVREAFGQPIGMYQAVAHPFADAVAGLDGAQLLVRKACWAMDSAKEDAGALAAMAFVFAAETAYHATTHSLHVHGGYGFMEEYDIQLYYRRAKAWAAAFADPRRELLTVADRRFGPVTTGGW; this is translated from the coding sequence GTGGATCTGTCGCTCACGCGGGAGCAGCGCGCGGTCCGCGACGCGTTCGCGGCCTTGTTCGTAAAACAGGCCACCCCAGAGCGGGTGCGGCGGGCGGAGGCCACTGGCTTCGACGGACTGCTCTGGCGGCACTACGCCGAGATCGGCGCATTGGGTATTGGGGTCCCCTCGGACTGTGGGGGCGGGGGCGGCGGACTCCTCGAATTGGCCCTGGTTGCCGAGGAAGCCGGTCGACGCCTCGCCCCGATCCCGGTCGCCGAGACCGCCGCCGCGGCCCGGGCGTTGGGTCGGCTGCGTGAGAAGGAATTGCTGGGGCCGGTCCTCAGCGGATCTGTCATCGTGTCACTGGCCACGCAGCCCGGCCCGGTGACGCAGCAGTGTTTGGTCGACGGCGCAATCGCGGACGCCGTGCTGGCGCACGACGGAGACTCCCTGGTCTACATAAGTCGCCCGGAAGGCTTGTCCAAAACTGGACATCGCAACCTCGGCGGACTATCGCTGTCCCGCTGGGACGACCCGGGTGCAACCACGATCCTCGCCCAGGGCAGCGAGGCGCGCGCGATCTTCGACACCGCGATCGATGAAGTACGCGTGCTACGCGCATCCGCGCTGGTCGGGTTGGCCTCCGAGGCCGTCGGGATCGGCTCCCGGTACGCGATCGTGCGCGAGGCATTCGGCCAGCCGATCGGAATGTACCAGGCGGTCGCGCATCCGTTCGCCGACGCGGTTGCCGGCCTGGATGGTGCCCAGTTGCTGGTCCGTAAGGCCTGTTGGGCAATGGATTCCGCGAAGGAGGACGCCGGCGCGCTGGCGGCGATGGCGTTCGTGTTCGCGGCCGAGACGGCTTATCACGCGACGACGCACAGCCTGCACGTGCACGGCGGATACGGGTTTATGGAGGAGTACGACATTCAGCTGTATTACCGCAGGGCCAAAGCGTGGGCGGCCGCGTTCGCCGATCCGCGGCGCGAGCTCCTCACTGTCGCCGACCGGCGGTTCGGCCCCGTGACGACCGGAGGTTGGTGA
- a CDS encoding acyl-CoA dehydrogenase family protein: protein MDFSEPENWTRIRREAEAFVAEHVTREVIEHERRTGDGVDRALTRKLGERGWIAAGWPIAEGGAGLDPFEVAALWNALRKGGVPTAGPGTTMLPANAIRATGSEELKARVLPGVAAGEVLICLGYTEPAGGSDVFACATRSQLDGDEWIVNGQKIFTTFAHLADYCFLLTRSQRGSVGPRGLTMLLVPLDTPGIEIQAVHTMGHERTNIVFYNDVRVADANRVGEAHEGFAVMRAALEAEQNVAPGSRTAWVADDALEFARTHRGPDGAQLINDVLVRERLARMAMEAQVADLLDLRVAFLDAEGEKPGPVSALFGPESYVRASAAAVDIAGAAGMIDWTDPECAVDGALDAHYRSAVASTIYGGSSEVLRSLIVENRLGFPRSRPRR, encoded by the coding sequence ATGGACTTCAGCGAACCTGAGAACTGGACCCGAATCCGCCGCGAGGCAGAGGCATTCGTCGCCGAGCATGTCACCCGCGAGGTGATCGAGCACGAGCGCCGCACCGGCGACGGCGTTGATCGCGCGCTGACCCGCAAGCTGGGGGAGCGCGGCTGGATTGCCGCGGGGTGGCCGATCGCCGAAGGTGGTGCCGGGCTGGATCCGTTCGAGGTGGCCGCGCTGTGGAACGCATTGCGCAAGGGTGGCGTGCCGACCGCGGGCCCTGGTACGACCATGCTGCCGGCCAACGCCATCCGCGCCACCGGTTCGGAGGAACTCAAAGCCAGAGTCCTGCCTGGTGTCGCCGCCGGTGAGGTTCTGATTTGTCTGGGGTACACCGAGCCCGCAGGGGGCTCGGATGTGTTCGCCTGCGCGACCCGATCGCAGCTCGATGGGGATGAGTGGATCGTCAACGGGCAGAAGATATTCACGACGTTCGCCCATCTTGCCGACTACTGCTTTCTACTTACCCGCTCGCAACGCGGATCGGTGGGACCGCGTGGCCTGACGATGCTGCTGGTACCGCTGGACACGCCCGGTATCGAGATCCAGGCGGTGCACACGATGGGTCACGAGCGCACCAATATCGTGTTCTACAACGATGTGCGAGTCGCCGATGCGAACCGAGTAGGTGAGGCGCACGAAGGCTTCGCGGTGATGCGGGCCGCGCTCGAGGCCGAGCAGAATGTCGCCCCCGGTTCGCGCACGGCGTGGGTCGCCGATGATGCACTGGAATTCGCCCGCACGCACCGCGGTCCCGACGGCGCTCAGCTGATCAACGATGTCCTGGTCCGCGAGCGCCTGGCCCGCATGGCGATGGAAGCTCAGGTGGCCGACCTGCTGGACTTGCGGGTGGCCTTCCTCGACGCCGAGGGCGAAAAGCCAGGTCCGGTATCGGCGTTGTTCGGGCCGGAAAGCTACGTGCGCGCATCGGCCGCGGCGGTCGACATAGCGGGGGCCGCGGGCATGATCGACTGGACCGACCCGGAATGCGCTGTGGACGGCGCCCTGGACGCGCACTATCGCAGCGCCGTCGCGTCGACGATCTACGGCGGGTCCAGCGAGGTGCTGCGCAGCCTCATCGTGGAAAACCGCCTCGGGTTTCCGCGTAGCCGTCCACGGCGCTGA
- a CDS encoding SDR family NAD(P)-dependent oxidoreductase, whose protein sequence is MDLGFADATAVIAGGTRGIGLATAVCLAKQGARIGVIGRDDTRLKETATALSDAGSPEVLTLPANLTSASDVDSAFSTVSAHWGVLNVLVNAAGPMGAGRFEDLGDAQWAAAFDEGVLSAVRCVRAALPLLRAAEWARVVNVTAMSVQHQSAGLVSYTAAKSALLSVTKNLARSLASDAILVNAVAPGPILTDWARPVLTSAGIATDDPVGAFGLLGRGHGMSVDLGRLGLPHEVAAVIAFCASPDNTYMTGAHLNVDGGSDFL, encoded by the coding sequence GTGGATCTTGGGTTCGCCGATGCCACCGCGGTGATCGCGGGAGGCACCCGCGGCATCGGGCTGGCGACCGCAGTGTGCCTGGCCAAACAGGGCGCGCGGATCGGCGTCATCGGCCGAGACGACACCCGGCTGAAGGAAACCGCCACGGCATTGTCGGACGCCGGCAGCCCGGAGGTGCTGACGTTGCCCGCGAATCTGACTTCGGCCTCCGACGTCGACAGCGCCTTTTCGACAGTTAGCGCACACTGGGGTGTACTCAACGTGCTGGTCAATGCCGCCGGGCCAATGGGGGCTGGTCGCTTTGAGGACCTGGGCGACGCTCAGTGGGCGGCGGCATTCGATGAGGGGGTGCTTTCCGCGGTTCGGTGTGTGCGTGCGGCGTTGCCGCTGCTGCGAGCCGCCGAGTGGGCCCGGGTGGTGAATGTGACGGCGATGTCGGTGCAGCACCAGTCTGCGGGTTTGGTGAGCTATACCGCGGCCAAGAGCGCACTACTCAGCGTGACGAAGAACCTCGCCCGCAGTCTCGCCAGCGATGCCATCTTGGTCAACGCCGTCGCCCCGGGTCCGATCCTCACCGACTGGGCACGGCCGGTGCTCACCTCCGCCGGAATCGCGACGGATGACCCCGTGGGTGCCTTCGGACTACTGGGACGCGGTCACGGCATGTCGGTGGATTTGGGTCGGCTCGGGCTGCCTCACGAGGTTGCCGCCGTCATCGCGTTCTGTGCCTCACCCGACAACACCTACATGACGGGCGCCCACCTCAATGTCGACGGAGGCAGCGACTTCCTTTGA
- a CDS encoding SDR family NAD(P)-dependent oxidoreductase: protein MKVKGSGAVVVGGASGMGRVTAERLAEQAARVAVLDLPTSDGATVAKELGAGASFHPCNVTDSDGVETALEAAVEDLGALHVAINTAGGGVSARTLSKSGPHSLDAFRSVIELNLIATFNLNRLQAWHMSRNEPDDEERGVIVNTSSIAAFEGQIGQVAYSAAKAAIAGMVLTMARDLGSLGIRVTAIAPSLFATGITSRIPEKMAGELTRDAAFPRRMGRPDEYAALALSIVENQMLNGSTIRLDAGQRFAPK from the coding sequence GTGAAGGTCAAGGGCAGCGGCGCGGTGGTCGTCGGCGGCGCCTCGGGCATGGGACGGGTGACCGCGGAACGGCTGGCAGAGCAGGCTGCACGAGTCGCCGTGCTGGACCTGCCGACGTCGGATGGAGCCACTGTCGCCAAGGAGCTGGGCGCCGGCGCGTCGTTTCACCCCTGCAACGTGACCGACAGCGACGGCGTGGAGACTGCGCTGGAAGCGGCCGTCGAAGACCTGGGTGCCCTGCACGTCGCGATCAACACCGCAGGTGGCGGGGTCTCGGCACGCACGCTGTCTAAGAGCGGGCCTCACTCCCTGGACGCCTTCCGGTCCGTGATCGAGCTCAACCTGATCGCGACCTTCAACCTGAACCGGTTGCAGGCCTGGCACATGAGTCGCAACGAACCCGACGACGAGGAACGCGGTGTGATCGTCAACACCTCCTCGATTGCGGCATTCGAAGGGCAAATCGGCCAGGTCGCCTATAGCGCCGCGAAGGCTGCGATCGCCGGAATGGTATTGACCATGGCGCGTGATCTCGGCAGCCTGGGCATCCGGGTTACCGCCATCGCGCCGAGCCTGTTCGCGACCGGGATTACCTCACGAATTCCGGAGAAAATGGCCGGTGAGCTGACCCGCGACGCGGCCTTCCCGCGTCGGATGGGCCGGCCCGATGAGTACGCCGCGCTGGCGCTCTCCATCGTCGAGAACCAGATGCTCAACGGGTCGACCATCCGACTCGACGCCGGCCAACGGTTCGCACCGAAGTAG